A single genomic interval of Spinacia oleracea cultivar Varoflay chromosome 6, BTI_SOV_V1, whole genome shotgun sequence harbors:
- the LOC130463160 gene encoding uncharacterized protein, with the protein MEGKLFSKNKNILAILFIVALVQIMADKAIGCGVTNEKCDFLRVCCSGYVCDKTQHQCVQSKHSMCQRIGERCGTLNLKGDCCGKSYCKGSFWGAAFGGTCTLP; encoded by the exons ATGGAAGGGAAATTGTTCTCTAAGAACAAGAACATATTGGCAATCCTTTTCATCGTTGCATTAG TGCAAATAATGGCTGATAAAGCCATAGGGTGTGGCGTCACGAATGAGAAATGTGACTTTCTTCGTGTTTGTTGTTCTGGATATGTTTGTGATAAAACACAACATCAATGTGTTCAAT CTAAACATTCAATGTGCCAACGTATAGGAGAGAGATGTGGGACGTTGAATTTAAAGGGTGATTGCTGTGGAAAGAGTTACTGCAAAGGAAGCTTTTGGGGTGCTGCATTTGGAGGCACTTGCACACTTCCATGA